The following proteins are encoded in a genomic region of Amblyraja radiata isolate CabotCenter1 chromosome 19, sAmbRad1.1.pri, whole genome shotgun sequence:
- the fam180a gene encoding protein FAM180A, translating to MQGRTLILVIFSTHVCSTVLSKRNTVLFPSAQRLKRDLDSDIPVNPVFQRSTKDVELLYEFLWDGLNFEDNFRCSLKDKELMSMRAGKKFNVLVNTIIPKNISDIRRLTHKLSEHQGQLKPADFERILLTLVFTAYRTSKSQGHQQDTWAESLVNIFKALRHDLML from the exons ATGCAAGGAAGAACTTTGATCTTGGTGATATTTTCCACCCATGTGTGTTCCACTGTGCTGTCCAAAAGGAATACAG TTCTCTTCCCGTCTGCACAGAGGTTAAAAAGAGATCTAGATTCCGACATTCCCGTTAATCCGGTGTTCCAGAGGTCAACGAAAGATGTGGAGCTGCTTTACGag TTTCTGTGGGATGGCTTGAACTTTGAGGACAACTTCAGGTGCTCGCTGAAGGACAAGGAACTCATGTCGATGAGGGCAGGAAAGAAGTTCAACGTCTtggtcaacaccatcatccccaagAATATTTCTGACATCCGGAGACTAACTCACAAACTGTCCGAGCACCAAGGGCAGCTCAAGCCCGCCGACTTCGAGAGGATACTCTTGACTTTGGTCTTCACAGCTTACCGCACGTCAAAATCCCAGGGACATCAACAGGACACCTGGGCAGAGTCGTTAGTGAATATTTTCAAGGCTTTAAGACATGATTTAATGCTTTAA